aatcatttttctactatttataaattatttcgttactatttataaatcatctcatctagtCTCATTATATAGACAAACCAAGCCTAAGACGTGAGTTAATGATTTTTAGATTATGCTAGCTCAAATAAGAATGTCACGAACTcctataataaaatcttaaatattgaattttaggATAATCACCGATTGCGCGAGAGTTAGCTACAACAGCCCATGTTTCATATATAGTTAGGTATAAGacatacataactatatataaaacatacatttctttcaggtatatatatatatattgatctccTTGACAATAATTTAGGTCTGATCAGCTAGCTCATCATTTAGTGATATTCTTTATATATGTAACGTCTATAAAGTTAgctcatttcatctaaaatcacatctcacaatacaattatatatacttcAAAGACtttatgaaatataaatttactttttcaaactcaatatatatattcctccaCTAGACATCAGAGAAAGACCTCaacaaatgaattaaaaattaattccataaaaactaaaaatatccatgtctcaaaaatacccaaagtaacagaaaataataaatcaactAAATAGGATTCTCTAATAAACACTTGTACTCTTTGACACTTATTCATCTACGATCGTCAAACCTCTCAATACTTCATACTCTTGATTTCtaactgaaccatcaaaatcatctaaaaatattgtgaaaataagggatgagttatcaataaGTTAGTAAACAGATAACACATACTAGTATGAAAAATGAGCATTTAgagagtttagaatgcagaacaaaatatttttttatttttaaaatgcagaatcataacattttatcaaaaatatcaaagagaaactttcataaaaatattcttttcaaaaatatcctttaacATAACATACTGAGTATCATTgtcatcatatcagagcatcatatcagaaccgaTACCATGCTTAACTCTCGTGGAAGGGTTGTGGATTTGGAGATAGTCAAGCAGAACTTAAATCACTCTACCATCAAAATAGTGTGCACTCATATAGAGACCACTACTCTTACCCGTTGCAGggtcgtatgccactattattaCCCTTGGCAGGGACATACGCCACTATTATTATTTGTGGCAAGGTCGGAggccactattattacccatgACAGGGTCGAATATCaatattataacccgtggtaggGCTGTATACCATTATTATTACCCGTAGCAGGACTATATACCACTAGTATCACCCGTAGTAGAGCTGTgtaccactattatcacctgtGGCGAGACCTTAACGGGACAGAACAGAAAATCATATCAAAAATTTCtcaaatgccacatcatattaaaatagagtactgaacaattCATATCATATTCGTCATATCACACACAGATTCGAAACATCTTCATCTAATTAATGTAAAGattttcaaatctcatattcgctctttttacacaattcaaaaacaaaatgtcaaaaaataaactcttatttacactagtcatgacaaaaaacATATTCTTCTTATACAAGGTTTCATATGTAATGCAGAACACGTGACTGAGATCGTttttacatttcttttcaaaacatatcatgtacatttttcataaattcaacctcagtcctttctttcttaCCTTATTCTCACGCTAGCAAATGCCAGCATGAATATCCAAGTTTCATCATAGTTTATAGGTCCACTATGTCTGCCTAGAGTTCCAATACtaaattcttcaaaaaaaaaaaaaaaaaagagttccaATACTAAACATTATTTAATTACACgtacatatatactaataccggaattttttaaatccatatATATGTGGTTTCTTACGTGGCAAAAGTCGATTTATTACTGGGCCAATTAACACTTTCCTATCGATTGGCCAAAGCCTGCCACATtagttattacaaaaaaatttgtgcttttatttttttacaagtttaaTGAATCCCACGATGATATGAATATTATACACGAACTCGTAAGTACCGCAActcatgtacatatatatattactaatacatgaTCACGTCATAGAAATCACTTTTGTAGTTTTCAAAAGATGGTTACCTTGCACCAACTTGCAGTATAGaaagattaatatatagaaaacagAAATACTATTAAATCAATGGATTAAATATTACACAGTTAACCCATTTGCATACCAATAACCCATTTTTCAACTCTGCTAAATAAATCTGTTCACCATTAATCTGTCACGTTTCTTTTTGGCCATCGGCTCCACCTCTGCAAGAACCAATTGGAAACCATACATGAATAAACTAGATAGAACAAGAACCATATTCAGCAACACCAGGAAGCCCAAAGATTGTTACAAAAAGATCATGATCAGTACATAAATACATCTGCAGATGCCATAATGGCCGGATGGTTCAGATAGATAGAACTCCATGGGTGCATGAAGCTATTATCATCATGGGTCTGAATGTCATGATCTTGTTGTGTCTCAAAAAGACCATTTGTGCTGGAGTTCAGATAATTGACGATCTCGTTAAGAGATTCTAGCCTCTGGCTGAGCTCAGCCATCTGAGCTTTTAGAATTGAGTTCTCAGCCTCAATATTCACGTGCACCTGAGAGGTCATGTTCATGCTCGTGAGGATTTGATGGTTCTCTTTTGTGAGCTGGCACACCTGAGCCATCAAATCATCCAGGTGCTTCTGTTTGCGCTGTCTTGATCGGCGCGCCGATTCACGATTTGACAGCATCCTTTTCCGCTTTCTTTGATCCATAACATGTTGCAGATGGTCGCCCTCAGACCCTGAGTTGTGAAGTGCGCTGGACCCTGAAGAAGCAGCTCCAGTACTAGAAGAATCCATATTTGTGGCGTATATATGTTTGAAcaataatagtgatattaagCTCAACAAAAACAAGATCTTTAATATAGATATGcttttatatgtatatgaacTATATTATAAAGAAGATCTAATTTCGAAGTGCAGCGAGAGAGGAGGCCCTATTTAGTTCATGAAAAAACGTAAAACCAGTAGAGGAAGACAACAGAGAAGGACTGAACCAAGTGGGTCCTGCGCCGGAGGGTGGAGTTTATCATAAACCCAGAAAGGAGGATTTCACTGACTACCGGAGACATGAGTTTCAAACATCAAGAACAAGATATTTTGCATTAAACAAAAACATGTGATAGCTATAGAATTAAGAAAGATGGAGATCTTGTGCAGAGAGCGATATGGGTTTCTATTGATAGAGTTTCAGAGTCTAGCCTGAAGAGAATCAGATCAAACACCGAGGAAGAGAGACCTAAAATTTTGAGggggaagaagatggagaaggttTTGCAGGGTTGCTGGCCTATTTTATAAACCAAAAAGCGCCCActtgtaattaaattatttgaaaaaataaaagcaattgggtctataaaatataaagtaatgacaaaaaaaaatataagacaaGAAAGCAtgataaattttgtattgaacTGCAGACCTAGTTGATACTTTGACATGTCCTGTTCACGCGCATGCGCGAAGAGAAGCAGCCCAGctactttcctttctttctgataaaaaaatattaacattcagattttcgaaaaaaatataaaaatataaaaatttaaataatattaaaaaaatacttaacataattatataatatgttagatctaattcattataaaaataattttataattaaatacacCAAGATGCGCCAGTTACAAATTTAATTGTCGCTAGCAATTatcctttttttaattaaaattttaaaattttaataaaacttaaaaatgagatgagatagttttaaattagaaattgaataaaatattattaaaatatttttttaatattattatttttttaaaatttaaaataattaaattatttattatattttatataaaaattttaaaaaaattataataataaaataaaatgcgataaaatgaaataaaataaaacgaaacCACAAACGGAACTAGTCCATCCGGCCAAGCCATCTTCTTGACCCAAGCCATATATATTTTCCGTCTGTGTCCCGTGCATTTGCATGTTAATCCTTTACTTGCTTAcgtgaaaagaaatgaaatgaaagaaaagacaGTTAGCTGAAGATGTCAGTCATCGTACACGCAGTTACCAATGTACTATTCTGCATGTATCTATGGCAATCTGGGTGGCTCAAAATGCACATGCATGCATCCGTTTCAGACTTCTGATGAACAATGGTCCCCTTCAACTATGTGATGGGagataatatttcaaaattcaaatgaggACATGTCTGATATGGAAGATATGGAGCctgattattttataaagagattatatgtCAACTTATTagaatttcataaaaagttatagtgttgatttttctctttttattttgctATTTGTTACCTTGTATAGTGCACATCATTGTCTTGTATAGCTCAACATACTGTACacaagtttaatatatatacaatatgaCTCCCACATCTTTCTGTGTGGTGAGATTTCTCATTCCATCGATATCTTACTTTCttcttggtatcagagcatccAACACTATGAGGATGGCTCTCTTTCTTTTACTTGCAAACATATCTTCTACTTCGTTAAATGTTGGCAACTTTGTCACATTGAGACTCAAGTTTGAGAATTATCCTCTCTTGCGTGAGCAAGAGCTTGTTGCTTATCTTACAGGTGATGCTACTGCCCCTGCTGTTGTACTTCTAGTTCTAGAGGGCTCAACTGCTCAACCCGTGCCTAACCTAGAGTTCCAAAAATGGAAAACAGTCGATCCCTTACTTAGAGGCTGGATCATTGGAATTTTATATGAAGAAGCTCTTGGAATTGTCATTGGGTTGGATACCTCAGCACAAGTATGGAATGCTCTCACGGAAGCTTATGCTCAAGCTTCTCAGGAGTGTCAGTTTCAACTCACACAACAATTTACCTATATGAAGAAAGATCCTGACATGTCCTTGAATGATTATCTCTGCAAATTCAAGGGTGTGTGATAGTTTGTTTGCCATTGCTTACCATGTTTCTGATAAAACCAAGGTGATCTCTCTGCTCAATGGCTTAGGTGCGCGGTATGAGCCTTTCACAACTTCAATGCCCAAACCTCCCATGCCGAGCTATGCCAAAGTTGTTCCCTTGTTGCAAAGCTACGAGACACGTATCAACTTGCACTCTCCTGAATTAGCAACTTATACTGCATTTTATggtaaataaaacaaatcaaaattcaACAATAAGGGGCCTCGACAATCAAGTGGTTTTTCATCAAAAGGTAAAGAGTTCTCTCCTACTAATCAAGCTATTGTGAAGCCAAATACTCAGGGTTCTGCTATTGTGCCTACTAACAATCCTCGTGAATCCAACCGTGATCTTCTGTTTCAAACTTGTGACAAATGTGGGCATACTGCAATTCATTCTTGGCAAAGGTTTAATCACTCAATTTAGCCTAACAATCTACCAAAGGCATTTGCAGCTATCAACCTTGATTCAGAGGCCAATAATGATGAGTGGACTTTGGATACAGGAGTTTCTGCCCTCATGACTTCTCATGAAGGTATTTTGCACAACTTACGCCCTTATGTTGAATCTGATCGTGTTCTAATAGGTAATGGTGATTTTTTACACATTACACATATTGGTAATGCAACCATTGGTTCGGGTTATTCAAAAATGGTTTTACCTGATGTCCTTTTAGTTTTGTATTTAGAGAGAAATCTTTTATCCATTGGTCAATTAACTACTGATTATCtagtaaaatgtaaattttCTGATGAGGATTTTGTGATAAAGGACTGGGTGACACAAAGGATTCTAATGAAGGGCATCAAGCAGGGTAATCTCTATACCATTCAAGCTTCACCAATTGCCTTCTTCTCCACCAGATTTCAAGCAGTGACAAAGGAATTGTGGCACCAAAGGCTCGGGCATCCTCAAGCAGCTATTGTAGCCAATCTCGAAAGTACTGGCCTAATTAAAGTTTTAtcaaataagttagacactactaTTTGTGAAAGTTGTCAATTAGGGAAGATGTCTAAACTCCTTTTCTCAGTTTCATCTTTTACTAATTTTGAGCCTTTTGATAAGTTTTGCATTGATTTATGGGGACCTGCTTCTGTTTccttaattaatcattttcgtTATTATGTTCCTATTGTGGATGAccttacaaaatttatttggcTCATTACCTTAAAGCAAAAGTCATAAACTTTTGCTTAATATTTGCTATTTGAGAAATATGTGGCACGACAGTTTGGCAAAACTATTAAAGTGGTGCAAATAGATGGAGGAGGAGAATTTATAAATCAtgattttgtttctctttttcaaaattctggTATAATACATCAAGTGTCATGTCCTTATACACCTGAGCAGAATGGGACTGTTGAGAGGAGCCATCGAAATATTACAGAATTAGGGCTTACCATGATGATCCATGCCAATACTCCTAAGTATTTTTGGGTATTCACTACAACTGTGTTTTTAATTAACAGGCTTCGTACTATTACACTTCAATGGGAGTCACCATACTATATGCTTCAACACCAAAAACCAGATTATGGATCATTACGTGATGGGTTCAAGATGTTATCGATATGTGtgggataaaaataaaaataaaaataaaaataaaagcaagttTGATACTAAATCACTCTCTTGTCTATTTTTGGAATATAATGATCGCCATAAGGGATATCGGTGTTACTATCCACCTACACGACGGTCTTTCATTTCATGCCCTGTAGTATTTGATGAGGGAGTCCTTCCATTTAAATCATCGGTCCAGAATCACCAACCATAGCCAAAACTTATGGTGACCACATTTCAGGAGTGGGGTTCACAGAGTTCTTCTCTAAGTCCACAACATTCCACCCTAGCCAATCAACAACAAGAGACTCCAACTCCAAAAATGCTCCATTaagcaaataaattattttatctaatttgttATATGGTGCAGAAAATTCGGACTTGACTCCCACACCTGATTTGGTGACCAAAACTCCAGCTCTCCGCGTTGAATTTGAGGCCTCAACTCCAATTTTATCTTTCATTGAAGATCAAGCCATTATTGAAGCTTCTGACTTGCCCACGCGAACTCAAGATGGCCTTCAACTTGAACCTCTACCACATAACTCTCACAAAGATCCTACTCAACTTGTTGTCTCTCACGCCATGCAGACTCATGCCAAATCAGGAATACATAGCCTAATTCTAAGTTTGCTCTGCTACATGATTATGGTATTATTCCAAAGGAACCTCAGGCAATCCAATCGGCTCTTAAACATCTAATGTGGAAGAAAGCTATGGAAGAGGAACTAGAGGCCTTGCAACAAAATAATACTTGGTCACTTGTTCCTAGAGAGTCCACGATGAATGTGGTTGGCTCACGATGGGTGCTTATGCCTAAAATTAATCCTGATGGCTCCTTGTAGCGTCTTAAAGTAAGGTTGGTGGCTAAAGGCTATCACCAAGTGGATGGGATCGACTTTGCAGAGACATACTCTCTTGTTGTTAAGCTAGCAACAATCCAAATTATCCTTTCACTTGTAGTAGTTCGAAATTGGAGTATTAGGTTGCTTGATGTAAAAAATGTGCTCTTTCATGGTCTCTTATCTGAGAAGATTTTCATGGAGTAGGCTCCTTGGTTTGTGAACATTGATACCCTGGATCATGTATGCTTACGTCATAAGGCTATTTACGGATTAAAGCAAGCACCACGAGCATAGTTTGATCAGTTTAGTTCCTTTCTACTTGAGACTGAGTTCTTTTGTAGTACAAAAGATCCAAGTCTCTTCATTAATCATTCTACTAATGGTACCTTGGTTTTACTTCTCTATGTAGATGATATCATCCTTACAGGTTTATCGGATAAGTTAATTGATTAGTTCATTGCTGTGTTACATACTGAATTTGCAATGAAGGATCTCGGTAGACTCCACTCCACCATTTTTTGGGCATTGAAGTCACTCATGTTTCGGATGGTATTATTATACACCAGCCCAAATATGCCATTGATCTGTTGGAACGTGCCTTGATGGATGAATGCAAACCAATCCCTACTCCAATGACACAAAAATTCAAGACAGTCCAGGACTTTACTGTATATCGTGATCCTCATTGTTATTGTTCTTTAGTTGGTGCATTACAATATTTAGCACTAACGCGACCTaacatttcttttaatgttAATTATGTCTCACAGTTTATGCATGCCCCAACACAAGATCATTTCACCATGTACGACGGATTTTACGCTATGTTAAAGGGATTGTCAATCATGGCTTACATATCCAAAATTCTAGCACACTGGATTTGTATGCCTTCTCAGATGCCGATTGAGATGGATGTCCACAAACAAGGTTTTCCATAACTGGGTTTTGCACCTATCTTGGCAGTAACATTATTTCTTGGAGTGCAAAAAAACAACCCATTGTCTCATGCTCAAGCCCATTGTCTCATGCTCAAGCTCTGAAGCTAAATACAGGGCTATGGCACAAACTGCCGTGGAGCTCACATGGATCACCTTTGTTCTTCATGATCTTCATGTTCCCTTACTGACACCACCacttttattttgtgataatctaAGTTCCTTGTTAATGACTTTCAATCCTGTGTTTCATGTTCGCAGCAAACACATTGAACTAGACTATCACTATATCAGAGAACGAGTTTCTCTTGTGTTGTTGGTTACTCATCATGTCTCAACCTCTTCTCAAATTGCGGATGTATTCACCAAGCCCCAAACTAGAGTTGATTTAGAACAGCTCAAACACAAACTCTGCCTTGTTTCCACGCACAGTTTGAGAGGGGATGataatattcaaaattcaaatgagaAGAAGTCTGATATGGAATCACGCATAGAAGATATGGAGCCCGATTATtctacaaagagattatatgcCAACTTATCAGAATCTCATCAAAAGTCATAGTGctaatttttctccttttattttGCTAACTATTACCTTGTATAGCGCACATTGTTGCCTTGTATAGCTTAACATATTGTACacaagtttaatatatatacaatatgaCTCCCACATTTTTCTGTGTGGTGAGATTTCTCATTCCATCGATATCTTACTTTCTTCTATGAGCTTCTCTTGTTCCAAGCATATATATTCCAACTCCTAAAGTTGCCCCAGCTTTTGTTTGatctttctaatttaatttcttgttattttcattttccaggagattatatatatggtggtTCCATTTTGATTATAAGAGTAATATCTTAGatcatttataaatagtagtgaaatagtttgtaaataatagtgaataatttgtgaataacaATGAACTGTTTGTTAATAATAGTGAAGTAGtttgaaaatttctaaaagcaattgtatttaaaaaaaaaaaaacaaagtaagagAAATTGCAGCTACATTATTATTGTGGTCATTATATTGTTAGCCgtgattctttttaaattatgtttttgtaggATGACATGATGAGTCTCCCTTCAAACTTTGGAAAATGACACgatctcatttcaaaaattaatattgagcCCAAAAtccattaattttatatgtatgCGAGGTCAAtatttagcatatatatatatatatatatatatatatatatatatatatatatatatatgagatcgGCTACTCGTCAGCCATTAATCATCTAACATCACACACCTAACGttgcttttttttcttccttactAGTTGAAACGCGCATTTTACGTTTACCCCATTTCAAAATTCTCCCACCCGTGTTCGCCCAGCTTCACCCCACAAGGTGCAAACGATCCCTCTACTCAGCTttatcttcctctttttttctctttgttggaAGTTGGAAACTGCAGAGAATTGCATAAGTATCTGCATCGAGATAGACTTAAAGCCCAAAAGAGCAAGAGTTATCGTCATGGGAAACTGCTTTGTAGCTCCAATGAGTTACCACCATGCCTAAGCACCACCAAAACTTCTAGCCCATCTGGTACGCACATGTAACATCCAATATTTCATTtacagattttttaaaaatattattattattatttgttatgaaTACATGTATTTGGTGAATGACCATGTAGATTACATCTTATAATGTGATTAACCACCATTTGAACAATGTAGCCACCATTGGAACAGTAAATTCTCTTCTATAAATATAGCTCTTTGATAAGAGAAT
This genomic interval from Juglans microcarpa x Juglans regia isolate MS1-56 chromosome 4D, Jm3101_v1.0, whole genome shotgun sequence contains the following:
- the LOC121261594 gene encoding bZIP transcription factor 11-like; the protein is MDSSSTGAASSGSSALHNSGSEGDHLQHVMDQRKRKRMLSNRESARRSRQRKQKHLDDLMAQVCQLTKENHQILTSMNMTSQVHVNIEAENSILKAQMAELSQRLESLNEIVNYLNSSTNGLFETQQDHDIQTHDDNSFMHPWSSIYLNHPAIMASADVFMY